A DNA window from Turicibacter sp. TJ11 contains the following coding sequences:
- a CDS encoding ABC transporter ATP-binding protein — protein sequence MDTQILKRLLSFSRPYLKYLLLVLLSSIGQIIFTLLTPILIGQGIDYLVGQGLVEFDLLFHQIIVIMMSVLLTSLFSWLVVRFSNLVTYSMTRDLRIRLFDKYSSLPLRYIDAHSHGDLLSRMINDIDLIGDGLLQGFTNLFNGIATIVGTIGFMIYINIPVAMIVIILTPLSLVVATIIAKKTYKYFGEQLTVRGELSGYVEEMIGNQKLVKAFGYELENQAIFEEINQRLYVSGLKSQFLGALVNPSTRVVNSIVYGSVCIAGSLFVIGGYMSVGALSSFLSYANQYTKPFNDISNVFTELQTALASATRVFNLLDMSGEVERESTQTVTEVKGHVQIQNVCFSYEENQPLIEDLTVEAKPGQMIAIVGPTGCGKTTFINLLMRFYEPKSGHILIDGIDTKVMNRSYLRSLYGMVLQDSWLFNGTIRENIAYGKDASEEEIIEAAKNAHAHQFIMQLKNGYDTLVSEDGGNLSQGQKQLLCIARIMLLKPPMLILDEATSSIDTRTERQIQEAFDHMMQGRTTFVVAHRLSTIQKADQILVMNHGQVIEQGTHDELLQEEGFYHKLYYSQFDLGC from the coding sequence ATGGATACTCAAATCTTAAAACGATTACTCTCGTTTAGCCGACCTTATTTAAAGTATTTACTTTTAGTGTTACTTTCTTCAATCGGACAAATTATTTTTACCTTACTGACTCCTATTTTAATTGGGCAGGGAATCGATTACTTAGTTGGTCAAGGATTAGTTGAATTTGATTTATTATTTCATCAAATCATAGTCATTATGATGAGTGTCTTGCTAACGTCATTATTTAGTTGGTTAGTTGTTCGATTTTCTAACTTAGTGACTTATTCAATGACAAGAGATTTAAGAATTCGATTATTTGATAAGTATTCATCATTACCTCTTCGTTATATTGATGCTCATTCGCATGGTGATTTATTAAGTCGAATGATTAATGATATTGATTTAATTGGGGATGGCTTACTACAGGGATTTACGAATTTATTTAATGGAATAGCTACCATTGTAGGAACGATTGGATTCATGATTTATATTAATATCCCAGTGGCGATGATCGTCATTATTTTAACCCCGTTATCTTTGGTTGTTGCTACGATCATTGCTAAGAAGACTTATAAGTATTTTGGTGAACAGCTAACGGTCAGAGGAGAGTTAAGTGGATATGTAGAAGAGATGATTGGAAATCAAAAATTAGTGAAAGCCTTTGGTTATGAGTTAGAAAATCAAGCGATTTTTGAAGAGATTAATCAACGACTTTATGTGAGTGGATTAAAGTCTCAATTTTTAGGAGCCCTTGTTAATCCAAGTACGCGAGTAGTTAATAGCATCGTTTATGGAAGTGTTTGTATTGCAGGATCTTTATTTGTCATAGGTGGCTATATGAGTGTCGGTGCTTTATCGAGTTTTTTAAGTTATGCGAATCAATACACAAAACCATTTAATGATATTTCAAATGTTTTTACCGAGCTTCAAACGGCGCTTGCAAGCGCCACAAGAGTTTTTAATCTACTAGACATGAGTGGTGAAGTAGAAAGGGAATCCACTCAAACAGTGACAGAGGTAAAGGGTCATGTTCAAATTCAAAATGTATGCTTTTCTTATGAAGAGAATCAACCACTCATCGAAGATTTAACGGTTGAAGCAAAGCCAGGACAAATGATTGCCATTGTGGGACCGACTGGATGTGGAAAGACGACATTCATTAACTTATTAATGCGATTTTATGAACCTAAAAGTGGTCATATTTTGATTGATGGAATAGATACGAAAGTCATGAATCGAAGCTATTTAAGAAGTTTATATGGAATGGTTTTACAAGATTCTTGGCTATTTAATGGAACCATTCGAGAAAATATTGCTTATGGGAAAGACGCCAGTGAGGAAGAGATTATTGAAGCGGCTAAAAATGCTCACGCGCACCAATTCATTATGCAATTAAAAAATGGCTATGATACGTTAGTCAGTGAAGACGGAGGCAATCTTTCTCAAGGTCAAAAGCAATTACTATGCATTGCTCGTATAATGTTGTTGAAACCGCCAATGTTAATTTTAGATGAGGCAACATCATCGATTGATACCCGAACAGAAAGACAAATTCAAGAAGCCTTTGATCACATGATGCAAGGACGCACAACATTCGTTGTGGCGCACCGACTCTCAACGATTCAAAAAGCCGACCAAATTTTAGTGATGAATCATGGCCAAGTTATTGAACAAGGAACTCACGATGAATTATTACAAGAGGAAGGATTTTATCACAAGCTATATTACAGCCAGTTTGATTTAGGTTGTTAG
- a CDS encoding ABC transporter ATP-binding protein: MWRTYLKPYRFQAMIGFLFKMIEAFFELLVPLVVARMIDDGIRHQNQSYILKMGAILFLFAIIGYLCALVCQYFASKTSQGFGTYLRNDMFKVMNRYDYETIDQIGTPSLITRLTNDVNQLQVAVAMTIRLVSRSPFIIIGSFIMAFKISPQMALIFLTSIPLLALTIYFVMSKSLPLYLKIQKQLDAVSLVCRENLSGIRVIRSFSKQEQEKDRFAQATDEQKEMQVKVGKISALLNPATNVIVNLAIVLILFVGGFKVNEGTLTQGEIIALINYMNQILLSMFAFANVVIIFNKASASYKRVEEVLAIQPTIYGGEQTAGVNEASLIQFDQVSFSYQKAEALKQLNFEIHSGQTIGIIGGTGSGKTTLINLMARFYEKTEGQIYIKGLPIEEYSIPTLRKMIGLVPQEAVLFTGTIKQNLCWGKKDASDEEIKEALAIAQATFVNELEAGIYTDIHQGGKNLSGGQRQRLTIARALVKKPEILILDDSASALDFVTDAALRKSLSTLKQTTIIVSQRVSSLMHADQILVLHHGELVGIGNHEQLMKTCAVYQEIATSQLSKEEC; the protein is encoded by the coding sequence ATGTGGAGAACGTATTTGAAGCCTTATCGGTTTCAAGCAATGATTGGTTTCTTATTCAAAATGATTGAAGCATTTTTTGAATTATTAGTTCCATTAGTGGTAGCGCGGATGATTGATGATGGAATTAGACATCAAAATCAATCTTATATTTTAAAGATGGGGGCAATTTTATTTTTATTTGCCATTATCGGATATCTTTGCGCCTTAGTTTGTCAATATTTTGCATCTAAGACATCTCAAGGATTTGGAACCTATTTAAGAAATGATATGTTTAAAGTCATGAATCGATATGATTATGAGACGATTGATCAAATTGGAACGCCATCTTTAATTACACGTCTAACAAATGATGTGAATCAATTACAAGTAGCTGTTGCCATGACGATTCGTTTAGTTTCAAGATCACCTTTCATCATCATTGGGTCGTTTATCATGGCGTTTAAAATTAGTCCTCAAATGGCACTCATCTTCTTAACGAGTATTCCATTGTTAGCTTTGACGATCTATTTCGTCATGTCTAAATCTTTACCGTTATATCTAAAAATTCAAAAACAGTTGGATGCTGTGTCGTTAGTTTGTCGTGAAAATTTATCAGGTATTCGTGTCATTCGTTCCTTTTCAAAACAAGAACAAGAAAAAGATAGATTTGCCCAAGCGACTGATGAACAAAAAGAGATGCAAGTGAAGGTAGGGAAGATTTCAGCTTTATTAAATCCAGCAACGAATGTTATTGTGAATTTAGCGATTGTTCTGATACTGTTTGTTGGAGGTTTTAAGGTAAACGAGGGGACGCTTACGCAAGGTGAGATTATTGCGCTCATTAATTACATGAACCAAATTTTATTATCGATGTTTGCTTTTGCTAATGTCGTTATTATTTTTAATAAAGCAAGTGCAAGTTATAAACGGGTTGAAGAAGTATTAGCAATCCAACCAACTATATATGGAGGAGAACAAACGGCTGGTGTAAATGAAGCGAGTTTAATTCAGTTTGATCAAGTGTCTTTCTCTTATCAAAAAGCAGAAGCCTTAAAACAGTTAAACTTTGAAATTCATTCAGGACAAACCATTGGAATTATTGGAGGAACAGGTTCAGGAAAAACAACACTCATTAACTTAATGGCGCGTTTTTATGAAAAAACAGAAGGGCAAATTTATATTAAGGGCCTACCTATTGAGGAGTATTCCATTCCGACATTAAGAAAGATGATTGGATTGGTACCTCAAGAAGCTGTTTTATTTACAGGAACGATTAAACAAAATCTTTGTTGGGGTAAAAAAGATGCTTCTGATGAAGAAATTAAAGAAGCGTTAGCGATCGCACAAGCGACATTTGTTAATGAACTAGAAGCGGGAATTTATACGGATATTCACCAAGGAGGAAAAAATTTATCAGGTGGTCAACGACAACGTTTAACAATCGCAAGAGCATTAGTGAAAAAGCCTGAAATTTTAATTCTTGATGATAGTGCGAGTGCTTTAGATTTTGTGACGGATGCCGCTTTAAGAAAGTCATTATCAACGTTAAAACAAACGACGATTATTGTTTCTCAACGAGTGAGTAGTTTGATGCATGCTGATCAAATTTTAGTTCTTCATCATGGTGAGCTAGTTGGAATAGGAAATCATGAGCAATTAATGAAGACGTGCGCGGTTTATCAAGAAATTGCAACCTCTCAATTATCAAAGGAGGAATGTTAA